In Portunus trituberculatus isolate SZX2019 chromosome 24, ASM1759143v1, whole genome shotgun sequence, a single genomic region encodes these proteins:
- the LOC123508192 gene encoding zinc finger and BTB domain-containing protein 7B-like, with amino-acid sequence MTTVHLMPASPPHNFHVGGGASWGCVLQGRGRRGNYVHTFQATEGEGDVEVSPLEQLLLRDQSCSPPARVKSEPSERVGGAPGEGEAGGSQGVSHGHPYLGVQSYPSLAALSSNLGVVGLSSSSSSDLASISSPNPAGLVSVIMAATPPRPQRRASNPLNCPVCGRVVLFRSEFEKHMRTHTGEKPFLCHLCSYRSAQRSNLNVHLKSVHKLYLPSTSAAGSQPPPWNGNPDSRFIG; translated from the exons ATGACGACTGTCCATCTCATGCCGGCGTCTC CTCCCCATAACTTCCATGTGGGTGGAGGCGCCAGCTGGGGATGTGTCTTGCAGGGGCGGGGACGCCGTGGAAATTACGTGCACACTTTCCAAGctacagaaggagaaggagacgtc GAGGTGTCCCCGCTGGAGCAGCTCCTCCTGAGAGACCAGTCGTGTTCTCCGCCCGCACGCGTCAAGTCGGAGCCCAGCGAGAGGGTTGGCGGCGCGCCGGGGGAGGGCGAGGCGGGGGGCAGCCAGGGTGTCAGTCACGGCCACCCGTACCTGGGCGTGCAGTCTTACCCCAGCCTGGCCGCCCTCTCCAGTAACCTGGGGGTGGTaggcctctcctcttcctcctcctcggacCTGGCTTCCATCTCATCTCCGAACCCCGCGGGGCTCGTTAGCGTCATAATGGCCGCGACGCCGCCGCGACCCCAGCGGCGGGCCAGCAACCCTCTCAACTGCCCCGTCTGTGGCCGCGTGGTGCTCTTTCGCTCAGAGTTTGAGAAACACATGCGCACGCACACCGGGGAGAAGCCGTTCCTGTGTCACCTGTGCTCGTACCGTTCAGCGCAGCGCTCCAATCTCAACGTGCACCTTAAGTCCGTGCACAAGCTTTACCTGCCCTCCACCAGCGCCGCCGGGAGTCAACCGCCGCCCTGGAATGGCAACCCGGACAGCAGGTTCATAGGCTGA
- the LOC123508194 gene encoding zinc finger protein 771-like — MRYYYERHMKCHLAEKEHQCPYCPFRASYKWNLKSHIGLLPLPRREYRFHGQVDSPYRCCWCGKTSTTRYDYQKHLRTHTGEKPFLCPVCPFRTGDRSSLSKHAGVVRLDAGRVVKGSGITPVYYLDRVEMLQCPLCGRVLHNRGRFRSHLEYCRRASNPQFTCQTCHKSFAYRKDLEKHERTHTGERPYTCHYCPFRFADRSSLVKHRRRHHPSPPPPP, encoded by the exons ATGCGTTACTATTACGAGCGTCATATGAAGTGCCACCTGGCGGAGAAGGAGCACCAATGCCCCTACTGCCCCTTCAGAGCCTCCTACAAGTGGAACCTCAAGAGCCACATT ggcctccttcctctcccccggCGTGAGTACCGCTTCCACGGCCAGGTAGACTCACCTTACCGCTGCTGCTGGTGCGGGAAGACCTCCACCACCCGCTATGATTACCAGAAACACCTCAGAACTCACACAGGAGAAAAGCCCTTCCTCTGTCCCGTCTGTCCTTTCCGAACGGGGGATCGCTCAAGCCTCTCTAAGCAC GCTGGGGTGGTCAGGCTGGACGCGGGGAGGGTGGTAAAGGGGAGCGGCATAACTCCCGTGTATTATCTTGACCGGGTGGAGATGCTGCAGTGTCCCCTCTGCGGCCGTGTCCTCCACAACCGCGGCAGGTTCAGGAGCCACCTCGAGTATTGCCGCCGCGCCTCCAACCCTCAGTTCACCTGCCAAACCTGCCACAAGTCCTTCGCGTACCGTAAAGACCTGGAGAAGCACGAGCGCACACACACTGGGGAAAGGCCCTACACGTGCCATTACTGTCCCTTCAGGTTCGCAGACCGCAGCAGTCTGGTGAAGCACCGCCGTAGGCACCAcccgtcaccgccgccgcccccgTAA
- the LOC123508195 gene encoding protein krueppel-like: MAMEQPRGGAEEWMCPLCFKLVANEQRFKRHLDYHRQASNPQHPCGQCGKRFTFAADLQKHIRVHTGEKPFKCSRCPFRTGDRSHLARHVRTPHPPDQLSLTTSPRDSAA, from the coding sequence ATGGCGATGGAGCAGccacggggcggggcggaggaATGGATGTGTCCCTTGTGCTTCAAACTGGTGGCCAATGAGCAGAGGTTCAAGCGCCACCTGGACTACCATAGGCAGGCCTCCAACCCCCAGCACCCCTGCGGCCAGTGCGGCAAGCGCTTCACCTTTGCCGCCGATCTGCAGAAGCACATCAGGGTCCACACAGGGGAGAAGCCCTTCAAGTGCTCCCGCTGCCCCTTCCGCACGGGGGACCGCAGCCACCTGGCGCGCCACGTCAGGACGCCTCACCCCCCGGACCAGCTCAGCCTCACTACCTCGCCCCGGGACTCCGCGGCGTGA
- the LOC123508196 gene encoding zinc finger protein Xfin-like, giving the protein MFREDCETVRFSLRCRCCDKSFSNRSNLQRHLASQANYRPYSCPVCSKAFARKDVLKRHVMKHNLSQSLHAILTEPPGIVSLGSVLSSRAIQSSKTVTMQYIRSRYVTQSRGTVLRHCPTPNKETAWLSNVPKALPRSSMLSKVFSNTLKLFQSHYSSLCNGLKLSELLHILVPQNLTSITPKLYPEITSIFVNQMSTKVIGSFGLSPQLYLDLMVN; this is encoded by the exons ATGTTCCGGGAA GACTGTGAGACGGTGCGGTTCAGCCTGCGGTGCCGCTGCTGTGACAAATCCTTCAGTAATCGTTCCAACCTGCAGCGCCATCTAGCCTCGCAAGCCAACTACCGCCCTTACTCCTGCCCCGTGTGTTCCAAGGCCTTCGCTCGCAAGGACGTCCTCAAGAGGCACGTGATGAAGCACAACTTGTCCCAGTCCCTGCACGCCATCCTCACCGAGCCCCCGGGGATCGTGTCGCTCG GTAGTGTTCTTAG TAGCCGTGCCATCCAGTCATCAAAGACAGTCACAATGCAGTACATACGCTCTCGTTACGTCACACAGTCACGTGGTACTGTCCTGCGCCACTGCCCAACTCCAAACAAAGAGACAGCGTG GCTTAGTAATGTACCCAAAGCTCTCCCAAGGTCCAGTATGCTCTCTAAAGTTTTCAGTAATACTCTAAAGCTATTCCAAAGTCACTACAGCTCTTTATGTAATGGCCTGAAGCTCTCAGAACTCCTTCACATCCTAGTCCCCCAAAATCTCACCAGTATTACTCCTAAGCTGTACCCTGAAA TCACCAGCATCTTTGTAAATCAGATGAGCACTAAGGTCATTGGAAGCTTTGGTTTAAGTCCTCAGCTGTACCTAGATCTCATGGTGAATTGA